The following nucleotide sequence is from Armatimonadota bacterium.
GTCGTCCTCAATGACCACCCGGCCCAGGTGAGGGATCTTCACCGGCCCGCTCTCGCCCTGCGCATAGCCAAACCCGTCGCTACCCACCACCACCCCCGGGTGAAGGATGACGCGGTGGCCGAGGACGCAGCCGGCGCGCACGGTCACCTGGGGACCGAGGATACAGTCCTCCCCCACACGCGCGTCGCTCTCCACCACGGTTCCGGCCAGCAGCGCGCTGCGCGCCCCCACGCGCGCCCGATCGCCAAGCACCACGTGCGGCCCCACGTGCACGCCGTCCCCCAGGACGACATCGGTCCCCAGCACCGCGGTGGGATGGACTCCCGGAGGATAGGCAGGCGCGGGGGAGAAGAGGGCCAGCAGGCGGGCAAAGGCCAGGCGGGCGTTAGCCGCGCGGATCGCCGGCTTTCGCCCGGGAGGCAGCTCCGCAGGGAGGAGGACGGCGGCAGCGGCGCTGGCCTCGGCCGCGCGCAGGGCGTCGGCATCAGCGGCGTAGACGATGGTCCCCGGGCTCGCCGCCTCGGGCTCCCCCACCCCGCTGATCTCCACGGCGGGGTCGCCGGCCAGAGTACCGCCCAGGTGAGTGGCCAGGTCGCCCAGTCTCATCGCCGGTCACCGCAGTCTGGCGATCACCTCTTCGGTGATGTCGACGGTACGGCCGGGGAGAGCGTACACCACGGGGCTCTTCACCAGCACGGCGCCCCGCAGCCCTCGCTCCCGAACTATCTGGCCCACCACGTCGCGGATCTCCTTGTTCAGCCGGTCCTCCAGCTCCCCCTTCAGCTGCGCCAGCTCCCGCAGGTACTGGTTGCGCCGCGCCTCCAGATCCGCGGGGGAGAGCTGCCCTGCTAGCAGCTGCAGATCCAGGGCCATGGCCTTCTCTCGCTCGTCCAGCTGTCGCTGGTAGGAGAGCGCCCGAACGCTCTCGTTGAGGATGCGGTTTGTGTCTACGAGGGCGAGCCTGCCCCCGCCGCAGGCAGCCAGCCCCACGGCGGCCGAAAGCAGGAGCACCATGGCCGTGACCATCGAGGTGCGGCGCCGCGCAGGCACGGTCCTACCGCTTCAGCCGGGCGAGCACCTCGGTGGTGAGGTCCTCGCCCGTCAGGTTGCTCAGGTAGCGGGTCAGCACTACATCGAAGCCCCGGGCGGCAGCCAGGGCGGCCACCTCGATCTTCACGTCGGAGAGGATCACGTCCTCCAGGCGGGAGCGCTGCTCGGTGAGCGCCTGCCGCTCTGCCAGGAGCTGCTGCTCCCGCTCCCGCAGCCCCTCCGCATACCGGTTCTGGGCGGCGGCCAGCTGGCCTTCGGCCAGGCTGAGCAGGCGGCGACGGAAGGCCTCCAGCTGCGCCTCGAAGGCCCGCTGCCTGGCCGTCATCAGGCGTCGTGTCCCGGCCTCCAGCTCCTGCCTCTTTGCCTCCACCATCCGGGCGAACTCTCGCTCCGCCTCCCGCTGCGCCCTGGCCAGCCGGCCGTTGGCCTCGGCCACGCGGGCCTTCTCGAAGTCGCGCAGGATCACCTCCACCAGCTCAGCCCTGGCGCGGACCTTGGCATCCCGCTCTGTGAGCAGCCGGTCCAGCTCTTCCGTGAGCTGGCGCAGCTCCTCCTCCGAGGCCACGCCGATGACGGCCGCCTTCAGCCGCAGGTTGGCGATGGGGAAGCGGTACTCGTCCAGGACCTCGGCCTCATAGCGGCGCAGCTCGGCACGCAGCTCCGCCGCCCGGGCCTCCACCGCCTGTTTCAACTCCGCGTGTATCTGCGCGCGCAGCCGCTCCAGCTTCGCCGTCTGCTCCTCTCGCAGGGAAGCGGCGTAGCGCTCCAGGGCGGCCTCCTGCCGCTGCCGCAGGGAAGCCATCTCCGCCTGGAACTCCGCCTCCAGGCGCTTGGCCTGGGTGCGCAGCTGCGCCTCCAGGCGGTCCTGCAAAAGCGGCGGAGCCTGCGGCGGGACGGCGAGCTGCGCCTCCAGGTCGGCCAGCTTTGTATTCAGGGCGTCCAGCTCCGGCCAGCGTGGATGCGCCCGTGCCACCCGGTCCACGTCCACGACGCCCACACGCAGCCCCCCCCTGCCTGTGGGCGTCGGCTGCGGCCGGACCGCCGCGCCCTGAGGCCGACAGCCAGCCGCCCCCAGGAACGCCAGGAGCAGGAACACGGAGAGGCGCCGGAGCATGCGGCTACTTGCCCGCCACCTTCTGGATCACCTGATCGGTGAGATCCACCCCGCCGAAGAGCACCACCGAGCGCTCCAGGACAATGGCCACCCCCTGCGCCCTGGCTACCTCCTCGATCGCCGCGCGGATCTCCCGGTCCAGGCCACCGAACAGCTCCTGGCGCTTGGCCAGCACCTGCTGCTGCAGCTGCCGGTCCAGCAGCTGCCGCTGCTCCGCCGTCATCCCCTTGGATCGCTCCCGGAACTCCCGCTGCTTGGCCGCAAAGAACTCCTGCAGGGCGCGCTCGGAGGCCGCCCGCCGCGGGTGCGCGTCCAGCGCCCGCTGCATGTCCACGATGCCGATGGCGAAGCTCTGGCCGAAGGCGGGCACTCCACCTCGGGACAGCGTCCACACCACGGCCGCGACCAGCAGCAGCACTCCCCCGCCGAGGGCGAACCACCAGCTCCGCCGCAGCGTCCGTACGCCATCCAGCCGCGTCCTCACCTTTCTCCCTCCCTCCTGGGCCGCCGGTAACTACCGGCGGTCAAACACTCCAATTGTAGCCGCCGTCAAGGCCGGCCGCAGCTACAGGTTGCTGATCAGGCGCACCCAGTACTCGCCCCCCGACCTGCCGACAATCTCGCCGGAGAGGAATTCGGTGAAGCGGTATCGCACGCTCCCCTCCACCTGCTGGGCCGGCAGCAGGTATGCCAGGCGCACGCTCACATCCGGCCCCACCCGGTAGGTGACGAACCCGGTGACCTCCCCGGTGTTCAGCGTATAGGCCGCCCCCAGGTCCCAGACCGCATCCGGCGCGTAGCGCAGCCCCAGGTCGTAGCGGGCGGAGAGGGTGTTGGGCAGCAGCCCCACCTCGGCGAACGTCTCCAGGCGGCCGAAGAGACGGCCGAGGTGGGCCCGCAGTTCCGGACCCGGGGCCCGCGTGCCCACGTTGAGCTGCGCCTCGACCCGCCCCAGCCAGAGGAGCGAATCGGCCACCACGGTCACATACGTCGTCTCCCCCACGGAGAGGACGGGCCGGGCCACGACGCGGTACTCGGCCGCAGGTGGATATGCCCGCAATCGCTCTGCCAAAAGCCGCTCCAGCGTTTCGCGCTGCCCCTGGACGAAGGCGACGGGCAGTCCGCGGATGGGCCCGGCCATGGACAGGACCGCCGGGGCGTGCTGCTCCAGCAGGAGGAACGGGATGGAGCTGGAGCGGAAGCGCACGCCGATGTCCCGCACCACGCGGCCATCGCGGGGCAGGAGGTCCACATCCACTCGGGCCACCCTCCCCGCCCGCACCCGCGCCGCTCCGCTGAACCCGGGCAACGCCTCCTCTACGGCGCGGCGGACCTCCTGGGCGACAAGCGGCCCGGCCCAGTCCAGGGACTGCACCGGCAGGCCCACGAGCATTGCCCGCACAGCCGACGCCACCGCCTGCTGCACCGGCTGCAGGACCAGGGGGGCCACGGCGGAATCCACGTCGCTGTGCGGGAGGACCTCGACCTCGTGGACCAGCGGCGGTGCGGGGCGCAGGCGCACCGCCACCACGGCGG
It contains:
- the lpxD gene encoding UDP-3-O-(3-hydroxymyristoyl)glucosamine N-acyltransferase, whose protein sequence is MRLGDLATHLGGTLAGDPAVEISGVGEPEAASPGTIVYAADADALRAAEASAAAAVLLPAELPPGRKPAIRAANARLAFARLLALFSPAPAYPPGVHPTAVLGTDVVLGDGVHVGPHVVLGDRARVGARSALLAGTVVESDARVGEDCILGPQVTVRAGCVLGHRVILHPGVVVGSDGFGYAQGESGPVKIPHLGRVVIEDDVEIGANTAVDRGTLGETRIGARTKIDNLVQVAHNVRIGRGVLIAGQVGLAGSVTVEDGAVLAGQVGVRDHTRIGAGATVLAQAGVTKNIPARQVVSGFPAWPHRQELRVQAYLRRLPELFAGFEALQRRLAELATRRARSRSKR
- a CDS encoding OmpH family outer membrane protein: MPARRRTSMVTAMVLLLSAAVGLAACGGGRLALVDTNRILNESVRALSYQRQLDEREKAMALDLQLLAGQLSPADLEARRNQYLRELAQLKGELEDRLNKEIRDVVGQIVRERGLRGAVLVKSPVVYALPGRTVDITEEVIARLR
- a CDS encoding OmpH family outer membrane protein; its protein translation is MRTRLDGVRTLRRSWWFALGGGVLLLVAAVVWTLSRGGVPAFGQSFAIGIVDMQRALDAHPRRAASERALQEFFAAKQREFRERSKGMTAEQRQLLDRQLQQQVLAKRQELFGGLDREIRAAIEEVARAQGVAIVLERSVVLFGGVDLTDQVIQKVAGK